AAGTTGTCCAGTTGGGTGGCCAGCATGGCACACGCCACCTGCTCGTCACGTGACGACTTCTCCCCTGAATTTGAAAGGAGAACAAACCGCGATAAGACTCCGAGCACCTCGTCGGGATCCGCCGAGCGTCAGGTCTCACCTAACCACATGTGGAGATCGGTTCCCAGTTCGCCGCGGTTCTCCAGAACCAAGTAGGCGTCGCCGTTGTAGAACACCCCCACCTCGGACGAAGGCAGCGGCACCGCTTTCATTTTCTCCACCCTCCACACCCGCAGGCCCGGCTGCCGGACCTCCGGACCGAACTGACCCGCTGCGGCCTGTAGGGGGAGCATGCTGTGCCAAAAGATAGAGCGATTACTTCCGATGACACTGTCATCCACCGAACGTAAAACATACTTTTGGACATTTCAATGTCCGCGCCGCCCTAACCAAACGACAAGAAATACGATCAAGGATTCTTCCCTAGACTAACGTTAGGAGAAGTGAAAGCACAACCAGAGCAGGACTTCCCTTCTGCAGCTACTTCCTTGTTTCAATTTGATGAAaagaatatttttatatttgtttgttAGATGGCAATGTTTCGCTTTGTTGGTTGTGCCTGTTGGATTTGGAATCCTGACCGATGAATCATAACCTCTGCTTATGTGGCACCGCTACTAGAGATAATGAAGACACTCTGGCCGGCCGATGCGGCTCCTTATCGTGTTACCGCAGCGCGTCGAATAAATATTAAGACAAGGGTGGAGTCAGCAGCTACAAGCGAGGCGCCGGGCTGCGACGCTAAGAGATAAACGAGGGCCCCGAGGGACAATTGGGACCAAAGGCCACGGATCCACCGTCGCAGTATCAATATTTGACCACCAAACTCCCCCAAAAATAGAAGACAGAAGTTAAAAATCTCACACGATTCACTCAACTGCATGATGTGGCCTGGTGCCGCGCTGTCCGACTCGGGCTCCATTCTAAACGGGTTCTGGAGGGGAGTTTGTGCTCGCCTGTTCTGGGTCGGTTTTTCCAGTGAGCGGGAGGTAACCGAAGCCCGTGTGCTGAAAGCCTACCTGGGGTGGAAGCGGGGGAGGACGGAGGGAGTTGGAGTAGAGTCGGGTTCCTGGATACGGATGCTTTGGGGGCAGCATGTTTACCGTTATCAAGTTTGCGAGGGTTTCCCAACCTTCGGTGCATTAAGTGCACCTGGGAAAGTATTCAGTGGCTTTAATTTGTGATGAAACATACTCTGCAATAACATCACGTAGCGTAAATGTTAGGGTGAACggtgtcattttctttttttaatttcccgTGCAGTTTATCAATTTTATTCGATTTTTATTGCTTGAGAGAATGAAATATCATTAACTGTACTCCATCCCATTTCTCGTGTTCCCGCGTTttcgtaggttttttttttttggtgtgattattggttcattttatttttgatctCTTGTTCAAGCTGAGTATATCGCCACTGtcgaccactagagggcgccacAATTAATCAGGGTGGAAATTTGAAAGAACAAAATCGCGTTGAAAACTATTTCACAAAGCGATGGGTGGAGGTGCGATTTTTTATTGTACATCTTTGGCTATGATTATTGACGTGAAATATACTAACGTCAATATTATTTGAAACAaagaatattgtgagatgagaaGTCTGATAGtttttagggaaaaaaaaaacaatagcacACTGTTAGTTTttgtaaatgaaataaaaaagggagtttttttttattgttggaaATCACtgctccacccccccccccccccccgccctcacTTTCAGGAAGCGTGACGCTGcagccgaaaaaaaaaaatccccataaaaCCACTTGATCTTGATaagcgcagaaaaaaaaaaaaaaaacatcaccaatGACAGCAACACTGAAGTAGCTGCTGCTTTGCACGGCAAAATAATTTCATCGAGGTTCTTGTCTGAACACCGACTGGGACTCAACTATGTGATGTCTGCGCAAACGAGGAAATGAAGTGCAAGAAAGCAAACTATTTGACAACAGTAGTCCGGTTGGGTTGTTGAGGATCAAAGTTGAAGGCTTACCTTGAACACAAAGTTAGTTGCGGGACCAAACAGGCAAGGAGTGGAGAAAAGagggcttgtgtgtgtgtttgccaaCTCCCAAACAAATTCTTTCTTTCTCGTCACATATTTCCTGGCTGCGTCAGGTCatgccagcccagcccagccccctTTGTCGGGCTCTTGTCTATTCAACGCTACCAATGTGATTGAATGGAGAGTTGGCCCGCCGCTCACTGAAAATGGATCACATTCCATTTCAGCAAATAATGACTGTCTTAAACGACCTTCATCATTTTAGCCAATTCACCATTTTAATGATGATGACTTATTATTATATTGCTGCGACTACTACAGTGGTCGAGTTGAAGAAATAGTCAAGTGGAATACCTGTGTAGGTTCCGATTATCTTTACGTGACTCATCGTCGAACGTGTTCAAACACGCAAGATGGTGCTTACATAATTGCCGTGCGTAATCTTTCACGTTGTATTGCTAAGCGACCGTTTATGACACTTTTAGGAATGTGTAGGGAATGCACAGTATCAAAGTCCACACACCCCAAACAACCCTGATCTGATACTTACTTCTCCGGTCTACCCATAACAAAGCACTTTGTGACTTGaagtttagaagaaaaaaaaaagttgtttcacTAGCGGGACCATTTCTTTGTACGGAAGGCAACAGCGTCCTCTTGTGTGAAGTCTGTGTAACTATTGTTACACAATTTGCTTCAGCAATTGTGCTTTCTTGGGAGCTAATTAGCTCATGCTAAAATTAATAGAGTTAgctatttaaataaaatgttttttaaatttgataaaATATTCAGTTTCAAGTTTAtccattttcctttttgtaAGAGCGAATTAGATTTTTGTCTACTGCAATGTAAATGTGATAAGTGGTAGGGCAAAATgaacccccctccaaaaaaacaaaaagctacAAACTTGTTGtaaaacttttatttcttcCCAAGTCAAAAACAGAGAACAACACAACGAGACTGTGAAATTATTTCCAAATAGCGGCACATGTACTTCATTGTTACCCTGTCTTGCTCTCCGATGCTCAATTTGTACAAGCTAATGTTTCTCAACAGTCCAGACAGCGCCCCTGACAAGGCAAGTGAAGTGGACACGGACAGAACAGAGAATCACAGTAACAAAAAGTCAGGAGGTGTCCATTTATTCTTTACAGGACTCCCTGTCAACAGACACAATGACTCCTCCAGACTCGGCTAAGGAAAATAACATTGGCTGAACAGCAGCAAAAGGTAAGGAAGTCAACTTTGTTAAATGAACGGGACGATatccgagaaaaaaaaattattgtcaTACTGAAGCCGCTTATCTTGTGGCTGCTTAATCAAAAACAATCACAAGAAGAGGACATCGCGATGTAGGGTCACACAACCTTGGAGACTTAGGGTGTGTGCGTCTTTAGCCACGTTGAGTCACCAAGAGCAAACAAGCGAGGGGGGGGAACAATAATTCACACGGAATAGTAGTTAAACCTTCTGTCTTAAATAAATGGAATCGTCAAAATGATTTGAATCAAAACAGGGCAaacgttattagcaggaaaatatttcaatgttcatttgccccACATGCAAACGATGCCCAAAGCTCCGCCCCTTTCTACATAATGTCAaaattaaagacaaaaaaaattaattcccAACGTGACgggaatacttttttttttattttttttgcctttgatGCAAAAGCCTCCAAAATGCCAGATGGGAGGATGCTGGTGGCCCGTTTGAAGACACGGTTCAGTCTTTGGGGTGTGGACGGCAGCAGTGAGGACGCTCCTGTGCCTTACAAaccaaaaactaaacaaaaaaagaaggggcaggcagggcagggcagggcagggcagggcagggcagggcagggggaACCGTTCATCCATTTTATGCCGGAGCACACTACAATCCATGTTCTGGAAAGGTTTTTGGCAAAACATTCGCCATTCCAGAATAGCTCGACGCCCGACAATTCAAAgtaaagttaaaataaaaaacaaataaaaaatgaaccaGCTTTTCTTTTCCTTGTGGGTATTGCCTGGTGGGGTGGGGTATTATTTATAAAACTGAAAAAGGCAGCCTTTTTTTTGCCTACTTTAAGGCAAAgcagtttattttcaaataatagTTTCAACTATTTGGGGAAGCAAAAGCAGGACAAAGTGGTcagatggtggaaaaaaaaaaagagggggggggggggcttacggGCGCTTTCCGCCCTCACCCGCTTCTTCTCCGCAGCCCCTCAGTTGTTTTCCTCGTCGCTGTCGTCCGGGCTGATGGCCGGGCTGTAGGTGGGCGAGGTGGGGCTGTATCCGGGCGAGGTGGGGCTGTACGTGGAGCCTTTGGGGCTGGTCGGCGAGTACGTGGGCGACGTCGGCGAGTACTTGGGCGACGTCGGCGAGTACGTCGGCGAGGTGGGGGAGTATTTAGGGCTGGTGGGTGTGTAAGTCGGGGAGGTGGGCGAGTAGGTGGGCGAGGTGGGGCTGTATTTGGGCGTCGTCGGAGAATAAGTAGGGGAGGTTGGGGAATACTTGGGCGAGGTGGGGGAGTACTTGGGTGACGTTGGGGAGTATTTGTGTGAGGCGGGGGTGTACTCTGGCGAGCTAGGACTGTACGACGGCGAAGTCGGGGTGTATTTGGGCGAGGTGGGTGAGTAGGAGGGCGAGCTGGGGCTGTATGAGGGGGAGCTGGGCGTGTAGGTGGGCGACTGCGGGGTGTAGCGGGGGCTGGAGGGCGAGTAGGACGGTGAGGTCGGAGAGTACGAGGGGGAGGTGGGGGAGTAGTTGGGGCTGGTGGGTGTGTAGTTGGGCGAGGTCGGCGAGTAGGAGGGGGAGGTTGGGGAGTAGGAGGGAGATGTCGGGGAGTAGCTGGGTGAGGTGGGGGTGTAGTTGGGCGACGTGGGGCTGTAACTCGGGCTCGTCGGCGAGTAGGAGGGAGACGTGGGTGAGTAAGACGGCGAGGTGGGCGAATACGACGGCGAGGTAGGAGAATAAGAGGGAGAGGTGGGTGAGTACGAAGGAGACGTGGGGGAGTAGCTCGGCGATGTCGGGCTGTAGCTGGGCGAAGTGGGACTGTAGCTGGGCGACGTTGGCGAGTAGGAGGGAGATGTCGGCGAGTAAGACGGCGAGGTGGGCGAATAGGAGGGAGACGTCGGCGAGTAGGAAGGCGACGTCGGGGAGTAAGAGGGAGACGTGGGGGAATAACTGGGCGAGGTGGGGGAGTAGGAGGGTGACGTCGGACTGTAATTGGGGCTGGTAGGGGAGTACGAGGGTGACGTCGGGGAATAGGAAGGCGACGTCGGCGAGTAGCCCGGACTCTGGGGCGTGTAGCCGCCGGGGGAGCGGGGCTCGTAGGCGGGCGAAGTGGGCGAGTAATTGGGCGACATGGCGCCACCTGCAAGGGAAAGTTACATTCGCGGTTAGTTCATCGCTTCTCCTCAACTCCTTCCAGCGCCAACTCTAAAGCCTGGCTAACCTGGAGATGGGATGTAAGGACTGGCGGGTCCGGGGGATCCGGGGGACCCGGGAGTGGGCGACCAAGCCGGGGAATAGCCTGGAGAGAAGCCACTGGCGTCTGACGCTGCGCTCGGGGAGAAGCCGGCTGCCCCGGGGGTCATGCCGCTTCCTGAAGGACGGAATGGAAGGTCACAAAATTAAgttattgttttaaaaaaaaaaaaaacatgcattatTATTGAGGGGAatgctatttgatttttttttttttttttaaattgaactcTGTCACAAGGCTTCACTTCGACATAGTTCGTCGGCACCGAGCTGCCACACGATGGCGCCAAAGCCCCGCCTAATATAAACCTTGTCCCGGACTTTCAAGAAGAGCACAAATAGCTTCCCAAAATGAGCAAAGGTGAATTTTGGAGTTGCGGGGGCGTCCACTCACCAACACTGGGAGACCAGGCGCCATGGGCGGGTGTTGCTCCTGTGTTCCAAGGCGTCATGGCGGGAGAGCGGCCGCTCATGGGACTCGGCACCGAGCCAAAGAACATCCCGGTGGCTAAAAACACAACCGAGCCATCAGAAATGGAAGGCCAAAGGAACCCAATCCTCTTGGAAATCATCTCCACTTACGGCCAGCGACGCTGATGCCGGGTATGTTTGTCGGGATCTCCATGCCGTACTTGCACTTTTCGGCATCCAGGAGCAGGTCAAAGCAACCCGTGCCGGCGGGAGCCAGCTGGCCCAGCATGATGTTTTCGGACACGCCCTTCATCGGGTCGCTTTCGCCGTGGGACGACGCCTCCATCAACACATCCACCTAGACCGAGGGGACGCCGAGCGTCAAAGCTGCATTCTCGGAGCGAGATTGGACAAAGCCCCGCCCCTCGCTCACCGTCTCCTCAAAGGAACACTTCATGAGCGGTCCCGTGTCCTGCCGGTTGATGCCGTGTCTCGTGATGGCCATCAGGTGACCGCGGCACGTCATGGTGTCGCACAGCAGGGCCAAGTGGCGGTAGTTGACGTAGGAACCGTCAAAGGAGATGACGTGGTACAGCTCCCTCTCCAGCGCCTTCCGCACCGCCTCGATCCCGAGCACCTGCGGGACGGCGAGCGGCGCACGTGTTTCTCATCCAGGCAGGACAttaagatggggggggggggggggggggggcatttgaaGCGGACGCCCTACCGTGAAGATCTCCACGATGTCGTTGGACGTGGTCCTGACGGGATCGACGTCCTTCTCGCTCAAGACCCTCATGAGGCTAACGCCGTCCGTCTCCAGGATCCACTCCTGCAGCGCTTTGAATTCGCCGTCCTCGGTGATGATGATCTTCTTCTTGTTGTCCGTCTGAGGCAGGTGCATGTACACCTTGCTGATCTGCTCGATGCCTTGGAGCGTCATGTCCGTCAGCATGTTGGACTCGATGCACCTTAGGAAGACGTCGTCGTCCATTTTGTCCACCACCTCCTCGTCCTGGCCGACAAAGTCATTTGAGGTTACCGTGGCGACTCGGGTGGGAGGGGATCGTTTTCTCTCACCTCTTGGAACTTGTTCTCGTCGCTCTTCATGATTCGGATCCGCAAAACGAGCTTCTCGGCGTTGTCGTCGTTGAAGATGCAGTTCAGGTCGTCGCCGAAACCTTAGCGAGCGTGCGCGGCGAGCGTTAAAAAAGCTGCCGTGGTGGGAACGTCTCAACGCGCAAACGCACCTGCGTTGATCTTCTCGGCAATCTGCTCCATGGTCAGCTTGCGATCCGTCATGTGCTTGCGGTCCAGCTCGATGCGCAGCAGCCACGGGGAAATGCGCGTCACGTCAAAGTCCGGCATCTCGTAGTACACGTTGACCCACTCCTGGTCCTCGGCCACCACCGTATTCTGGGGGTTGGGGTCGTAGTAGATGGCCGTGTTGGCGGTCACctgaaatgacattttttgGGAGACGGACGGGGTCAGTTCGGCAATGACGGAGCGAGCGAGTTGAAAAATCATCTCACCTTTCTCAGCGTGGTGTGCTCCAGGCGACACAGGATGTCTTTGGCCCTCTCGGCATCCCTGGCGGCCTGGCCCAGTAAGAAGACCGTCAGCGAGGGCGTTTTGGGCTTCTTGGAAATGTTGATCAACTCTTTCAGACGGGGCACGCCCAGTGTCACGTTCTTGGCCGACACGCCGGCATAGTGGAAGGTGTTCAAGGTCATCTGCGTGGCCGGTTCTCCCAGAGACTGAGCGGCCAGAGCGCCCACCATTTCACCAGGATGGGCCTGGGCGAGGACGGaaacaacatttaaaaaaatatatatattgccaTTAACAAAATCAACAAAGTGTCAAAAAGAACTGAGGGCATTTAAGCTTTACAAAAcaactttcttcttttttttttcagttgttcttttaaatgtttttctttcataTCTTTCAGGAAAGTTCACAACGTAAACAACAGTTTGAAATATTCCCATTACCGttgcatttaaaaatatttccattaacaaaatcaaataagtaACGGAAACTACATTTTAGCgttacaaaacaattttttttctttctttttttttcccccatatctTTCAAGAAAGTTCACAAGAGCTCTGCGAACATAAATTGGATTCCCTGATGATTGTTTTTAAACAAATAGTTTTTGTTAAAACAGAAACTCGTTCAAACTAACGCAAATTAACAAACCTGCTTTGTAAACAAAATGAGAGACACTCAAAATGAAGTCGAAACTAAAAGTAAGCGCGCAGCGGTCTGAACTCACGATGGAATGGTTGAATTTGGTCTCGATCTCTCCCAGCAGCCAGTCGAAAGCCTCGGTGGTGAGGCGGAACTCCTCCGTCATGCGCTTGGAGCACAGCGTGGAGCGAAGGTGGATGTTGAAGAGAAGCGTGGCGTTCTCTTGGGCCTGCCTGCTGAGACGGTCTTCGCCGTTGACGATCACCAGTTTCTTACTCAGCTCCTCCACGCCTGAAGACATGTTCAGCTAAGTCTCAACTTTCATCCTTCGAGTCATCTCGGGCCGTCGCGATGGCCGCTAGCGGTTCGACCTGAATGTCAAAGTATTTTCCGGACGAACCTTCGACAACTCGGATCGGGTTGAGGTCCGTCGGAGTCCGCGTGTTGATGCGAAAGATCTTCTGGGCGTTCCAAATCATTCTGGCCAAGTTGCACGGCAGCACCACCTGTAGGGGATGTGTGGAATTGCAACGAGTGAGTCGCTGGATCGATGAAGCCGGGCCGGCCGAGGACGCGGGGGCTCACCTTGCTGTCGCCGGTGGGGAAAATCGTTCGGAGGTTTTCCCTgtcctccttcatcttctcaaaTTCCTTCTCCAGTGTGCCTTGCACGTGGGCGTTGGTCATCACGTCTTTGACGACGTCCTCCTGCAGCGTTCGCCTCAGCGCTCGCTCGTTGGTGCAGTCAAACTTGAACCTGGACGGGACGGGACAACGTTGGGTGGACTCGTCTTCTCGTAAAAGCCGAGTCAGCGCCGATACGGGCCGTACTTCTTTTCGAAGGTTTTGTTTGAGGGTTTGAGGGTGGCCATGTTTTGGAACTCCACGTTCTCTCCCGCCAGGCCGTCCTCGCCGTAACGCAGCTGCACCACCTGGTTGATGGAGTTTCGCACCGTGCCGTCGTACTTGACCATGACCGACTCCATGGACTTGATTAGACGCCGCTGGATGTAACCTGCAAGAGCGCAACGATACATGGAAAATCAAGCCAGCCCGACGAAGACGACGGAGGTTTTCTTTTTGCTCACCCGTCTCGGCCGTCTTGACGGCCGTGTCGATCAGACCCTCTCGGCCTCCCATGGCGTGGAAGAAGAACTCGGTGGGCGTCAGGCCGGCCAGGTAGGAGTTCTCCACAAAGCCTCTGCTCTCGGGACCGTAATCGTCCTTGATGAAGTGAGGCAGCGTGCGGTGCTTGAAGCCAAACGGGATCCGTTTGCCCTCCACGTTCTGCTGCCCCACCACGGCGATGACCTGAGGGAGCGGCCCGAGTTGAGTTTGCGCCGCCGCCCTTTGAGCGCTCCGCTCCGCCTCTCCTTTCCTTACCTGCGAGATGTTGATCTTGGAGCCCTTGGATCCGGCCACCACCATGGACTTGAAGTTATTGTACTCAGACAGCGACTTCTGAGCCGAGGAGCCCGTTTTGTCACGGGCGTCGTTGAGGATCCGATTGACCTGGTTCTCAAAGGTCTGCCTGAGCGTGTTGCCGGGGGTGGGCTCCAGCTCGTTGTTGTGGGCCTTCTCGATGACCTGCCGGGAACCCGGGTGGTAAGCGTTTGCCCCGTGCGGTCACGTGTCACGACTTGCTCGACGCGCTTACTTCGATCACATCCTGTTTGGCTTTCTTGATTGTGTTCTGGATGTCGAGGTAAGTCTTGGCGTCGGCGATGGAGTCGCCGATACCGATGGAATGTCCTAcgggagagagagaagaaaaacaacgaGTCGATGACGAAAGCGGAATCTGGGAATCAGCGGCGTTGTGGTTTTGAGCCCCACCTTCGATGAGCAGCCAGTTGTTGACCACCGTCTGGATGTTGGAGTAGAAGAGCCTGGTGACGTCATGGCCCATCTCCAGGTAGGAAATGTGGACCAGGGAACCGGCTGACGTTCCCAGAGACTTCTTGCACAGGATGCCCATGATCAACTCGCCGTTCTCAACGATGACCTGGAACCAGACACAAACGTGAGCCCGCCGGCACCGAGACCTTTTGCCGACTCGGCGTACCTTGGTGTCGCCGGGCGAGATGTGTTTGTAAGGGCCGCTGTCTTCGTCGTCCGGGTGAGTGCTGTGCGTGCGGATGACGTTGATGTGGCCGGGAATGATCAGGCTGAAGATCTGCTTGCCGGTCCAGAGCGGGCGGGGCTTAAGGATGGCCGGCTGGGGTACCTTCCCGTCCCAGGTGGACAGGAACATGAGCAGGTTCATGACTTCGCCCTGCCGTGGAGGAGGAGCGCCGTTAGCCCGAAATGTCAAAGCCCGACCAGATACCGAGTCCGCGGCGTCGACTCCGCACCCGCTCCAAGAAGACGTCCCTCTTGGTGAACTTGCGTACGGCCGTCAGCGTGTCCTGCACGATGCCCATGACGGGCCTGTTGGACTGTGGCGTGACGATCATACGCGGCACCATGGCCAGCTCTTGGATCTCGGCCCTGGTCTCCAGGGACTGCGGCAGGTGCAGGTTCATCTCGTCGCCGTCGAAATCGGCATTGTAAGGCGTGGTGACGCTGGAGAGAGACAACGGCCGCGGGAACTTGACACGACTCACACTTTGGTTATCGGCCGGGGGAAGGAAAACCCCAACAAATCTCTCTACCTTAGGTTGAGTCGAAATGTGGACCAGGGCAGAATCCGAACCCTGTGACCCATCATGGACATTTTATGCAGCGTGGGCTGTCTGTTAAAGATGATGATGTCTCCGTCGCACATGTGTCTTTCCACCTACGAGGAGAAAGGAGGTGCTCAGACTTTTGGAAGGGCCTCCTCCTCGCTACTCCAATCTCACCTTGTAGCCGATCTGCAAGTGAAGGTCGCTCGGTTTGGGGTGAAATCGCAGGTCAATTCTGTCGCCGTTGTCGCGGATGATGTATTTGGCTCCCGGGTACTGGCTGTTGCCTCGCCGCACCAGCTCCTGAAGtctaacgaaaaaaaaaaaaacaggtgaccCATTGTTTCTCCGCGACGGGGTGTTCTCCAACCTCTCACCTGTCGTTGTTGAAGGGTGTGACGATTTCCGGGAAGGTCATATTGGCGGCGATGGATCGCGGGACGCCCACTTGGTCGATTTGGAGGTTGGGATCCGGGGTGATGACGGTTCGCGCCGAGAAGTCCACGCGTTTGCCCATCAAGTTGCCTCGTACTCGGCCTTCCTTGCCCTTCAGACGCTGTTTGATGGATTTGAGAGGGCGGCCGGATTTCTGCATGGCCTGAGAGAGAAGCGGagagaaaatgtcattttccgtCTGCGTGTACCCAACAGCCGTTTTGGGCCCGAACGTACTCTGGGCAGGCCCGGCAGTTCGTTGTCCACCATGGTGGCCACGTGGAACTGGAGCAATTTGACATCCTCCGCTATGACGTGAGCCGCCGCGCCGCTTTGCTCGTTTCGCCTCAGCTGGTTGTTGATTTTCACGATATCGGCCAACTTGTGGGTCAAGTCGTCCTGCGGGGACACCGGATCGGGAGCTTCAGTTGTCAGTTCGATATTTGTAACAAATATTTGAGTCCGACCTGGTTCCGAGCGGAGCCCTGCATGACTACGGCGGGCCTGACGGCGAGCGGCGGCACGGGCAGCACGGTAACAATCATCCACTCGGGTCGGGAAAATTTGGGATCCATGCCCAGGATGACGTCCTCCTCATCCGAGATGCGTTTGAAGATCTCGTGCACGCGTTCAGGGCTCAGCAGGATTTTCTTCTCCTGCGAGTCCTCGTTCACGTGCTTCCACTCGGCGTACAGCTCCAGGCCGGAGCGGCGGATTCCAGGCTGGTAGCGCCCGCAGCCGCCGTGTCCCTGCGCACGTCGACGGTTGGAGTCGTGTCAAACGCTTGGAATGCATGACTAGAAACTTTGGTCAAATACCTTCTCCTTCGTGATGTCCTCCTCCGTCTCCTGCTGTTCCATCCCGAATTTGTTATCCATCTCCTCGCCTCCTTCGCAGATATTTTTGCCTTTGCACAGCTCGTACACGTGCGTCAAGCGCTTCCTGGGTTGCCCTTTGGATTTGCCAAGGATGTCCTTAATCTTTGGATTGTTCTGTAGACAGAtttggtttttttta
The sequence above is drawn from the Syngnathus scovelli strain Florida chromosome 1, RoL_Ssco_1.2, whole genome shotgun sequence genome and encodes:
- the polr2a gene encoding DNA-directed RNA polymerase II subunit RPB1; this encodes MHGPPSGDSACPLRTIKRVQFGIISPDELKRMSVTEGGIKYPETTEGGRPKLGGLMDPRQGVIERSGRCQTCAGNMTECPGHFGHIELAKPVFHVGFISKIMKVMRCVCFFCSKLLVDANNPKIKDILGKSKGQPRKRLTHVYELCKGKNICEGGEEMDNKFGMEQQETEEDITKEKGHGGCGRYQPGIRRSGLELYAEWKHVNEDSQEKKILLSPERVHEIFKRISDEEDVILGMDPKFSRPEWMIVTVLPVPPLAVRPAVVMQGSARNQDDLTHKLADIVKINNQLRRNEQSGAAAHVIAEDVKLLQFHVATMVDNELPGLPRAMQKSGRPLKSIKQRLKGKEGRVRGNLMGKRVDFSARTVITPDPNLQIDQVGVPRSIAANMTFPEIVTPFNNDRLQELVRRGNSQYPGAKYIIRDNGDRIDLRFHPKPSDLHLQIGYKVERHMCDGDIIIFNRQPTLHKMSMMGHRVRILPWSTFRLNLSVTTPYNADFDGDEMNLHLPQSLETRAEIQELAMVPRMIVTPQSNRPVMGIVQDTLTAVRKFTKRDVFLERGEVMNLLMFLSTWDGKVPQPAILKPRPLWTGKQIFSLIIPGHINVIRTHSTHPDDEDSGPYKHISPGDTKVIVENGELIMGILCKKSLGTSAGSLVHISYLEMGHDVTRLFYSNIQTVVNNWLLIEGHSIGIGDSIADAKTYLDIQNTIKKAKQDVIEVIEKAHNNELEPTPGNTLRQTFENQVNRILNDARDKTGSSAQKSLSEYNNFKSMVVAGSKGSKINISQVIAVVGQQNVEGKRIPFGFKHRTLPHFIKDDYGPESRGFVENSYLAGLTPTEFFFHAMGGREGLIDTAVKTAETGYIQRRLIKSMESVMVKYDGTVRNSINQVVQLRYGEDGLAGENVEFQNMATLKPSNKTFEKKFKFDCTNERALRRTLQEDVVKDVMTNAHVQGTLEKEFEKMKEDRENLRTIFPTGDSKVVLPCNLARMIWNAQKIFRINTRTPTDLNPIRVVEGVEELSKKLVIVNGEDRLSRQAQENATLLFNIHLRSTLCSKRMTEEFRLTTEAFDWLLGEIETKFNHSIAHPGEMVGALAAQSLGEPATQMTLNTFHYAGVSAKNVTLGVPRLKELINISKKPKTPSLTVFLLGQAARDAERAKDILCRLEHTTLRKVTANTAIYYDPNPQNTVVAEDQEWVNVYYEMPDFDVTRISPWLLRIELDRKHMTDRKLTMEQIAEKINAGFGDDLNCIFNDDNAEKLVLRIRIMKSDENKFQEDEEVVDKMDDDVFLRCIESNMLTDMTLQGIEQISKVYMHLPQTDNKKKIIITEDGEFKALQEWILETDGVSLMRVLSEKDVDPVRTTSNDIVEIFTVLGIEAVRKALERELYHVISFDGSYVNYRHLALLCDTMTCRGHLMAITRHGINRQDTGPLMKCSFEETVDVLMEASSHGESDPMKGVSENIMLGQLAPAGTGCFDLLLDAEKCKYGMEIPTNIPGISVAGPTGMFFGSVPSPMSGRSPAMTPWNTGATPAHGAWSPSVGSGMTPGAAGFSPSAASDASGFSPGYSPAWSPTPGSPGSPGPASPYIPSPGGAMSPNYSPTSPAYEPRSPGGYTPQSPGYSPTSPSYSPTSPSYSPTSPNYSPTSPSYSPTSPSYSPTSPSYSPTSPSYSPTSPSYSPTSPSYSPTSPSYSPTSPSYSPTSPSYSPTSPSYSPTSPSYSPTSPSYSPTSPSYSPTSPSYSPTSPSYSPTSPSYSPTSPNYTPTSPSYSPTSPSYSPTSPSYSPTSPNYTPTSPNYSPTSPSYSPTSPSYSPSSPRYTPQSPTYTPSSPSYSPSSPSYSPTSPKYTPTSPSYSPSSPEYTPASHKYSPTSPKYSPTSPKYSPTSPTYSPTTPKYSPTSPTYSPTSPTYTPTSPKYSPTSPTYSPTSPKYSPTSPTYSPTSPKGSTYSPTSPGYSPTSPTYSPAISPDDSDEENN